A window of Kiritimatiellaceae bacterium contains these coding sequences:
- the mutM gene encoding bifunctional DNA-formamidopyrimidine glycosylase/DNA-(apurinic or apyrimidinic site) lyase yields the protein MPELPEVETIRRQLCAAGVEGRTIEKVYIEWPRTVEPLTPSAFCKQIQGRTLQKIDRHGKWLVFRLDGKENLLVHLRMTGGFYLTQGALKKGKHDRAILQLSGGLNLHFRDPRKFGRWRLVPGGFRSVETVSGGDGARLDRARRSPPSRIAGLGPDALTVTQKQFRKALENQNKVLKALLLDQSFVAGVGNIYADEALFEARLDPCRKSGTLSDAEKLALYKAVTKVIKAGVRNKGTSLGDGQGNYVDLNGEAGGHREKVKVYGRAGQPCVVCGQPLHKTQIVQRTTVFCPHCQK from the coding sequence ATGCCAGAGTTACCAGAAGTTGAAACCATTCGTCGCCAGCTCTGCGCCGCCGGTGTGGAAGGGCGAACCATCGAAAAGGTGTATATCGAATGGCCGCGTACCGTTGAGCCGCTGACGCCGTCCGCTTTCTGCAAACAGATTCAAGGCCGCACGCTGCAAAAGATTGATCGCCACGGAAAGTGGCTGGTTTTCCGATTGGATGGAAAAGAAAACCTGCTGGTGCATCTGCGGATGACCGGTGGATTTTATCTGACGCAGGGCGCGCTGAAAAAAGGGAAACACGACCGCGCGATTCTTCAGCTGAGCGGTGGACTGAATCTGCACTTCCGCGATCCGCGCAAATTCGGTCGCTGGCGGCTCGTTCCGGGAGGGTTTCGCTCCGTCGAAACCGTTTCCGGCGGCGACGGAGCGCGACTCGACAGAGCTCGTCGAAGTCCGCCCTCCAGAATTGCAGGCCTCGGGCCGGACGCGCTGACGGTGACACAGAAACAGTTTCGTAAAGCGCTAGAGAATCAGAACAAAGTGCTGAAGGCGCTCTTGCTCGACCAGTCATTCGTGGCGGGTGTCGGCAACATTTATGCCGACGAAGCATTGTTTGAAGCGCGGCTCGATCCGTGCCGGAAGTCCGGGACATTGAGTGACGCCGAAAAGCTGGCGCTTTATAAAGCGGTGACGAAGGTGATCAAAGCCGGTGTGCGCAACAAAGGAACGTCGCTCGGTGATGGGCAGGGCAACTATGTCGATCTCAATGGCGAAGCTGGCGGCCATCGCGAAAAAGTCAAAGTCTATGGCCGCGCCGGACAGCCCTGCGTTGTCTGCGGCCAGCCGCTTCACAAAACCCAGATCGTCCAGCGCACCACCGTTTTTTGTCCTCACTGCCAGAAATGA
- the mvaD gene encoding diphosphomevalonate decarboxylase: MTRQQFVKLMLKRASGKPVTRGEEFAPANIALCKYWGKRDAELNLPVNSSLSISLGKLGTHTVVKFAKTADRIFLNGKPAPADFADRLSKYLNLFRAEGQFFEVRTKNNIPTAAGLASSASGFAALVKALDQLFGWGFNPRELSMLARLGSGSAARSLYDGFAVWHAGVRADGMDSYAEPISAEWKELRIGVLEVSKSKKKTGSTDGMNRTVETSELYEAWPAQADCDFDELRTAIAAQDFSMLGKTAENNALAMHATMLAAWPPLCYWKPQSVALMQKVWQAREDGLEVYFTMDAGPNLKLLFLEKDTRAVKKIFPNAQIVNPFLT, translated from the coding sequence ATGACACGCCAACAATTCGTTAAGTTAATGCTCAAGCGGGCTTCCGGAAAGCCAGTAACACGCGGCGAGGAGTTTGCGCCCGCCAACATCGCGCTCTGCAAATATTGGGGCAAGCGTGACGCCGAGCTCAACCTGCCGGTTAATTCGAGCCTCTCCATTTCGCTTGGTAAACTCGGCACGCACACCGTGGTGAAGTTCGCCAAAACCGCCGACCGGATTTTTCTGAACGGCAAACCGGCTCCGGCGGATTTCGCCGACCGGCTCTCGAAATATCTCAACCTGTTCCGCGCCGAAGGACAATTCTTCGAAGTCCGAACCAAAAACAATATTCCGACCGCCGCCGGACTGGCATCGTCGGCCTCCGGCTTCGCCGCCTTGGTCAAAGCGCTCGATCAGCTGTTCGGCTGGGGATTTAATCCGCGCGAACTTTCCATGCTGGCACGGCTCGGTAGCGGCAGTGCGGCCCGTTCGCTCTACGACGGTTTTGCCGTCTGGCATGCCGGTGTGCGCGCCGACGGCATGGACAGCTACGCCGAACCGATTTCCGCAGAATGGAAAGAGTTGCGGATTGGCGTCCTCGAAGTTTCCAAGTCCAAGAAGAAAACCGGTTCGACCGACGGCATGAACCGCACGGTTGAAACGTCGGAACTTTATGAAGCGTGGCCCGCGCAGGCCGACTGTGACTTTGACGAATTGCGTACTGCGATTGCCGCGCAGGATTTCTCCATGCTCGGCAAAACCGCCGAGAATAACGCGTTGGCGATGCACGCCACTATGCTGGCGGCGTGGCCGCCGCTCTGCTACTGGAAACCGCAGTCGGTCGCGCTGATGCAGAAAGTCTGGCAGGCGCGCGAAGACGGCCTTGAGGTTTATTTCACCATGGATGCCGGCCCGAATCTGAAACTGCTCTTCCTTGAAAAAGACACCCGCGCCGTGAAGAAGATTTTTCCTAACGCCCAAATCGTCAACCCGTTTTTAACGTAG
- the nth gene encoding endonuclease III: MSTKKERAEFIGGRLDKLYPAVEVPLKHTDSYTLLVAVILSAQCTDKRVNLVTPALFAKADTPVKMVKLGQEKIRKLIETCGLANTKSKSIFEMSKMLVAEHNGKVPDSFDELEKLPGVGHKTASVIMAQAFGVPAFPVDTHIHRLAQRWKLTSGTNVVQTEADLKKLFPPERWNKLHIQLILYGREHCSARSCDGTKCEICRTLNCG; this comes from the coding sequence ATGAGTACGAAAAAGGAACGGGCAGAATTTATCGGCGGTCGGCTGGACAAACTTTATCCAGCCGTCGAAGTACCGCTGAAGCACACCGACTCCTATACCCTGCTCGTCGCTGTGATTCTTTCCGCGCAATGTACCGATAAGCGAGTCAATCTGGTGACGCCCGCGCTGTTTGCCAAAGCGGACACGCCGGTGAAAATGGTTAAACTCGGCCAGGAAAAAATCCGCAAACTGATCGAAACCTGTGGACTGGCGAACACGAAATCAAAATCGATTTTTGAAATGTCAAAGATGCTGGTCGCCGAACACAACGGCAAAGTGCCGGACAGTTTTGATGAATTGGAAAAACTCCCCGGCGTCGGCCATAAGACCGCATCAGTCATCATGGCGCAGGCGTTCGGCGTTCCGGCATTTCCGGTGGATACGCATATTCACCGTCTGGCGCAACGCTGGAAGCTGACCAGCGGAACGAACGTCGTCCAGACCGAAGCTGATTTGAAAAAGCTGTTTCCGCCGGAACGGTGGAATAAGCTACACATCCAACTGATCCTCTACGGACGCGAACACTGTTCCGCACGCAGCTGTGACGGTACGAAATGCGAAATATGCCGGACGCTCAACTGCGGATAA
- a CDS encoding aminoglycoside phosphotransferase family protein yields the protein MRNMPDAQLRIIKTRRFLNDKSDRIGYKNPMTPEQIAQQFDLHGRLASIRPTTSGNVNDTYIAVFRTHFSEERVIIQRVNHHVFVRPDWIMENMRILTQHCHEQLLRESEDADRIWQLPRIIPSKAGEDLFKDEDGNFWRAMTLIASASTFDIAQSEEHAYETGVVLGQFHRLISGIDPARLHDTLPGYHETPKYLEKYDQTIASAKARELMRGSEQVRSLHKFIEARRDFIPVLQNALSAGEIKTRLIHGDPKVSNFMIDDDTGKGTAMIDLDTVKPGLIHYDFGDALRSLCNREGEETQDLSGVAFDLDFCDAFIRGYTAHAKGFLTANDRKYLYDSIRLIALELGLRFFQDHLAGNVYFKIRLPEQNLHRANVQFRLCESIEIRKRQIVKILDEAFA from the coding sequence ATGCGAAATATGCCGGACGCTCAACTGCGGATAATAAAAACCCGCCGGTTTCTAAACGACAAATCGGATCGGATCGGATATAAAAACCCAATGACTCCGGAACAGATTGCCCAACAGTTTGATCTGCACGGACGGCTGGCAAGCATCCGTCCAACAACCAGCGGAAATGTGAACGACACCTATATTGCTGTGTTTCGAACTCACTTTTCCGAGGAACGCGTTATTATTCAGCGCGTCAATCACCATGTTTTCGTCCGCCCAGACTGGATCATGGAGAACATGCGGATTCTTACTCAACACTGTCACGAACAGTTACTGCGAGAAAGCGAAGACGCCGACCGCATCTGGCAACTACCGAGAATTATTCCCTCTAAAGCCGGAGAAGATCTTTTCAAAGACGAAGACGGAAATTTCTGGCGCGCCATGACGCTGATTGCTTCCGCATCGACTTTTGATATTGCTCAAAGCGAGGAACACGCCTACGAAACCGGCGTTGTGCTGGGCCAGTTTCACCGGCTGATTTCCGGAATCGATCCAGCCCGTCTGCACGACACACTGCCGGGTTACCACGAAACCCCGAAGTATCTGGAAAAATACGACCAAACCATTGCCTCGGCAAAAGCCCGCGAACTGATGCGCGGTTCTGAACAGGTACGAAGCCTGCATAAATTTATTGAGGCTCGGCGAGATTTTATTCCGGTTCTGCAGAATGCGCTGAGTGCCGGTGAAATAAAAACCCGGCTGATCCACGGCGACCCGAAGGTTAGCAATTTTATGATCGACGACGACACCGGCAAAGGCACGGCGATGATTGATCTTGATACGGTGAAGCCGGGACTGATTCATTATGACTTTGGCGACGCTCTGCGCTCGCTGTGCAACCGTGAGGGCGAAGAAACACAGGATTTGTCCGGCGTGGCGTTCGATTTGGATTTCTGCGATGCGTTTATTCGCGGGTATACCGCTCATGCCAAAGGATTTCTGACCGCAAACGACCGGAAGTATCTTTATGATTCCATCCGGCTCATCGCTCTGGAACTGGGTCTGCGTTTCTTTCAGGATCATCTGGCCGGAAATGTTTATTTCAAAATCCGACTTCCGGAACAGAATCTTCACCGCGCCAATGTGCAGTTCCGCCTTTGTGAAAGCATTGAGATCCGTAAACGGCAGATTGTCAAAATACTGGACGAAGCATTCGCATAA
- a CDS encoding peptide chain release factor 3, with protein sequence MSFEQEIAKRRTIAIISHPDAGKTTLTEKLLLYGGALQLAGSVTARKTQRATTSDWMELERQRGISVTSTVLQFEYRGVCVNLLDTPGHRDFSEDTYRVLMAVDSVVMVIDAAKGIESQTRKLFEICRMRGIPIFTFMNKLDRPSRDALVLIDELEQTLQLRVCAMNWPLGNGSDFQGVYDRQAKQAHFFERTAHGAYRAPVALHAVTDSQVRDRMPENVYEALINELDVLDTAGEVFNLPEVQAGELSPVFFGSAINNFGVQLMLDAIVDYAPAPQPRFSGAEKIKPENPKFSGFIFKIQSNMDPKHRDQIAFLRICSGCFTRDMRVTHSRTGELVRLSSSHRVFAKERETVDIAYPGDVIGLVGHTGFGIGDTLTEDPAIVYHEMPQFAPECFAMLYNPVPAQYKRFQAGVKHLLQEGALQSFHFPDQAQNAPLLGAVGVLQFEVFKYRLEHEYGATARLEPAPYKIIRWVDESGGAASVVTESMLPPSCRLLLDSSDRKVMLFDSEWIVKFFCERNPDVRLLSLPAAIKRS encoded by the coding sequence ATGAGTTTTGAGCAGGAAATCGCCAAACGGCGCACGATTGCGATTATTTCGCACCCGGACGCCGGTAAGACAACGCTGACGGAAAAGCTGCTGCTCTACGGCGGCGCGCTTCAGCTGGCTGGTTCGGTGACCGCGCGCAAAACCCAGCGGGCGACAACGTCCGACTGGATGGAGCTGGAACGTCAGCGCGGAATTTCCGTCACCTCGACCGTGCTTCAATTTGAATATCGCGGAGTTTGCGTCAACCTGCTCGATACACCCGGTCACCGTGACTTTTCAGAAGATACGTACCGCGTACTGATGGCGGTGGATTCGGTGGTGATGGTGATCGACGCGGCGAAGGGGATTGAAAGCCAGACCCGCAAGCTGTTTGAAATCTGCCGGATGCGCGGCATTCCGATTTTCACGTTCATGAACAAGCTCGACCGGCCGTCACGCGATGCGCTGGTTCTGATCGACGAACTGGAGCAGACTCTGCAACTGCGCGTCTGCGCGATGAACTGGCCGCTGGGCAACGGTTCTGATTTTCAAGGTGTCTATGACCGGCAAGCCAAGCAGGCGCACTTTTTTGAACGCACCGCGCACGGCGCATATCGCGCACCGGTGGCACTTCACGCGGTAACCGACTCGCAGGTGCGCGACCGGATGCCGGAAAATGTCTATGAAGCGCTGATCAACGAGCTGGACGTACTGGATACTGCCGGCGAAGTTTTCAACCTCCCGGAGGTTCAGGCCGGCGAACTCAGTCCGGTGTTTTTCGGCAGTGCCATCAATAATTTTGGCGTTCAGCTGATGCTCGACGCGATTGTCGATTATGCGCCTGCGCCGCAGCCGCGCTTTTCCGGCGCGGAAAAAATTAAACCGGAGAATCCGAAATTTTCCGGCTTTATTTTCAAGATTCAGTCGAACATGGATCCCAAGCATCGCGACCAGATCGCCTTCCTGCGCATCTGTTCCGGATGTTTCACCCGCGACATGCGCGTGACCCATTCGCGGACCGGCGAACTGGTACGGCTTTCCAGTTCGCACCGGGTTTTTGCGAAAGAACGGGAAACGGTGGATATCGCTTATCCCGGCGATGTGATTGGACTGGTAGGGCACACCGGCTTCGGTATCGGCGACACGCTGACGGAAGACCCGGCGATTGTGTACCATGAAATGCCGCAGTTTGCGCCGGAGTGTTTTGCGATGCTCTACAATCCGGTTCCCGCGCAGTACAAACGCTTTCAGGCTGGCGTGAAGCACCTTTTACAGGAAGGTGCGTTGCAGTCGTTCCACTTTCCGGATCAGGCACAGAACGCGCCGTTGCTGGGCGCGGTCGGCGTGTTGCAGTTTGAAGTGTTCAAATACCGGCTGGAACACGAATACGGCGCGACGGCCCGGCTCGAACCGGCACCGTACAAAATTATCCGCTGGGTGGACGAATCGGGCGGAGCGGCATCGGTCGTAACCGAATCCATGCTGCCGCCGAGCTGCCGTCTTTTGCTGGATTCATCGGATCGAAAAGTGATGCTGTTTGATTCCGAATGGATTGTGAAATTTTTCTGCGAACGCAATCCGGACGTCCGCCTGCTGAGTCTGCCCGCCGCTATTAAGCGTTCATAG
- the rnhA gene encoding ribonuclease HI: protein MDEPVKIYTDGACKGNPGPGGYGAVLLSGERRKELSGGFRKTTNNRMEMMACIEGLRSLKRPCIVELTSDSSYVVNAIEKGWAKRWRSNGWKLSPGKLAKNSDLWKQLLDLCAEHAVKFHWVKGHAGHPENERCDVLAVEASQLKDLPADVAFESAILTDDLFSL, encoded by the coding sequence ATGGATGAACCTGTAAAAATTTATACGGATGGCGCGTGCAAGGGAAATCCCGGGCCGGGCGGTTACGGCGCGGTTCTTTTGTCCGGCGAACGCCGGAAAGAGCTTTCCGGCGGATTCCGTAAAACCACCAATAACCGCATGGAAATGATGGCCTGTATCGAAGGGCTGCGCTCGTTAAAGCGGCCTTGCATCGTCGAGCTGACCAGCGATTCCAGCTATGTGGTGAATGCCATAGAAAAGGGCTGGGCTAAACGGTGGCGTTCCAATGGGTGGAAGCTCTCTCCGGGTAAATTGGCTAAAAATTCAGATCTCTGGAAACAGCTCCTCGATCTGTGTGCCGAACACGCCGTCAAATTCCACTGGGTCAAAGGTCACGCCGGTCATCCCGAAAATGAACGGTGTGATGTGCTGGCGGTCGAGGCGTCGCAATTGAAAGACCTGCCCGCTGACGTAGCTTTTGAATCTGCCATTCTCACTGACGATCTTTTCAGTCTCTGA
- the eno gene encoding phosphopyruvate hydratase: MSVIVEVLAREILDSRGNPTIEVDVILESGAMGRAAVPSGASTGENEALELRDGDKKRYLGKGVQKAVANVNEQIAPAIIGMDALDQVGVDRFMIDLDGTKTKSNLGANAILGVSLATARAAADYLNIPLFRYIGGVNAKVLPVPMMNIINGGSHSDAPIAFQEFMIRPVGAKSFSEGLRCGAEVFHALKAILKKKGLSTAVGDEGGFAPKFSGGTEEAADSIMQAIKDAGYEPGKDVMIGLDCAASEFFKDGIYNYAKFEGPNGAKRSSAEQADYLASLAAKYPIDSIEDGMSENDWEGWKILTDKLGDKCQLVGDDLFVTNVEYLKKGIDTGCANSILIKVNQIGTLTETLDSIEMAHKAGYTAVVSHRSGETEDNTIADIAVATNAGQIKTGSLSRSDRISKYNQLLRIEEMLGSEARYGC, encoded by the coding sequence ATGTCAGTTATTGTAGAAGTATTGGCCCGTGAAATTCTTGATTCGCGCGGCAACCCGACGATTGAAGTGGATGTGATTCTCGAATCCGGCGCAATGGGCCGTGCGGCCGTTCCGTCCGGTGCCTCAACCGGCGAAAACGAAGCGCTCGAACTGCGCGACGGCGATAAGAAGCGTTATCTCGGCAAAGGCGTTCAGAAAGCCGTTGCCAACGTCAATGAACAGATTGCTCCGGCGATCATCGGCATGGACGCGCTCGATCAGGTCGGCGTTGACCGTTTCATGATTGATCTCGACGGCACCAAGACCAAGAGCAACCTCGGCGCCAACGCCATTCTCGGCGTTTCGCTGGCCACCGCCCGCGCCGCCGCCGATTATCTGAACATTCCGCTCTTCCGCTACATCGGCGGCGTGAATGCCAAGGTTCTGCCGGTTCCGATGATGAACATCATCAACGGCGGCTCACACTCTGACGCTCCGATCGCTTTCCAGGAATTCATGATCCGCCCAGTCGGCGCGAAGTCCTTCAGCGAAGGTCTGCGTTGCGGTGCTGAAGTGTTCCATGCGCTGAAAGCGATTCTGAAGAAAAAAGGTCTGAGCACAGCCGTCGGTGACGAAGGCGGTTTTGCACCGAAGTTTTCCGGCGGGACGGAAGAAGCTGCCGACAGCATCATGCAGGCGATCAAGGATGCAGGTTATGAGCCGGGCAAAGATGTGATGATCGGCCTCGATTGCGCCGCTTCTGAGTTCTTTAAGGATGGCATTTATAACTACGCCAAGTTTGAAGGCCCGAACGGCGCGAAGCGTTCGTCCGCCGAACAGGCTGACTATCTCGCTTCGCTGGCCGCAAAATACCCGATCGACTCCATCGAAGACGGTATGAGCGAAAACGACTGGGAAGGCTGGAAGATTTTGACCGATAAGCTCGGCGACAAGTGCCAGCTGGTCGGCGACGATCTGTTCGTAACCAACGTTGAATACCTCAAAAAAGGTATCGATACCGGTTGCGCCAACTCGATCCTGATCAAGGTCAACCAGATCGGCACGCTGACCGAAACGCTGGACTCCATCGAAATGGCCCACAAAGCTGGCTACACCGCCGTTGTTTCCCATCGCTCCGGCGAGACCGAAGACAACACGATTGCCGACATCGCTGTGGCAACTAACGCAGGCCAGATCAAGACCGGCTCACTCAGCCGTTCTGACCGGATCAGCAAATACAACCAGCTGCTACGCATTGAAGAAATGCTGGGCAGCGAAGCCCGTTACGGTTGCTAA
- the thiD gene encoding bifunctional hydroxymethylpyrimidine kinase/phosphomethylpyrimidine kinase: protein MKKPIVWTIAGADSGGGAGIQADIKVINLLGAHDCSAITALTAQNTIGTGRLEWVAPDMLSAQLEALKADLPPAAVKLGMLGTAASVEIVAAFLKTVKAPFTVCDPVLISSSGAFLLEASAWKILTEKLFPVVDLITPNIPEAEHLLGMEIATPADIEAAAQKALASGVKEVLIKGGHGFHDMELSSDYWSNGKDHAWLSSPRIDTKHSHGTGCVLSSAVATARALGYRPLDSIIVAKAYLNQGLRLAPGLGSGFGPLAFNPWEKAEQDFPFVAQKIGGPGSRAALPTCGNT from the coding sequence ATGAAAAAACCGATTGTTTGGACCATCGCAGGTGCGGATTCCGGTGGCGGAGCCGGTATCCAAGCTGACATCAAAGTCATCAACCTGCTCGGTGCGCACGACTGTTCGGCGATTACAGCACTGACAGCCCAAAATACCATCGGCACGGGCCGCCTTGAATGGGTCGCGCCGGATATGCTCTCCGCCCAGCTTGAAGCGCTCAAGGCCGATCTGCCGCCTGCCGCCGTTAAACTCGGTATGCTCGGCACCGCTGCCTCCGTCGAAATCGTCGCGGCTTTTCTTAAAACAGTTAAAGCGCCTTTCACAGTTTGTGATCCGGTTCTCATTTCATCCAGCGGCGCATTTCTGCTCGAGGCCTCTGCATGGAAAATTCTCACCGAAAAACTTTTTCCGGTCGTTGATTTAATCACGCCGAACATTCCCGAAGCCGAACACCTGCTCGGCATGGAAATCGCCACGCCCGCCGACATCGAAGCCGCCGCTCAAAAGGCGCTCGCTTCCGGTGTCAAAGAGGTTCTGATTAAAGGCGGTCACGGATTCCACGACATGGAGCTTTCAAGCGATTACTGGAGCAACGGGAAAGATCACGCCTGGCTTTCCAGTCCGCGTATCGACACGAAGCACTCGCATGGAACAGGCTGCGTACTTTCGTCTGCGGTCGCAACGGCCCGCGCACTGGGTTACCGCCCGCTTGACAGCATCATCGTTGCCAAAGCTTACCTGAATCAGGGACTGCGTCTGGCACCGGGACTTGGCAGCGGCTTCGGCCCGCTTGCCTTCAACCCGTGGGAAAAGGCGGAACAGGATTTTCCGTTCGTCGCTCAGAAAATCGGCGGGCCGGGATCACGCGCCGCGCTTCCAACCTGCGGAAATACTTAG
- a CDS encoding aldo/keto reductase: MRYNSFGNTGIKISALGFGSMRLPMSWSEGGVGHVKMDESVALIRRAFELGVNYVDSAWFYCQGESETAVGRALKDGWREKITLSTKLPVGKVEKRDDGRRFLEEQLKRLDTDHIDVYHLHGVGKEAMRDVVDRFHLLDDVLKAKDEGMIRHVSFSFHDKPEEMIPIIDRGCFSSVLCQYNLLDRANEESIAYAKSKGLGVVIMGPVAGGRLKYPSEAFKKAIGNKQIKTPELALRFVLSNPNVDCALSGMETIQMVEENVVAASDETPLSTDEKAAIEKTADDLKQLASLYCTGCAYCLPCPQDVNIPKCFEFMNYHRVYGLTEHARNQYAQFGKPWIAKGKDASHCIECGACLEKCPQKIPIIERLKETHAALG; the protein is encoded by the coding sequence GTGCGTTACAACTCATTCGGAAACACCGGAATCAAGATATCTGCATTGGGATTTGGATCCATGCGACTGCCGATGAGCTGGAGCGAAGGCGGAGTCGGTCATGTAAAAATGGATGAATCGGTTGCACTGATTCGCCGCGCCTTTGAACTGGGGGTTAACTATGTGGATTCAGCCTGGTTTTACTGTCAGGGCGAAAGTGAAACAGCCGTTGGCCGCGCACTGAAAGACGGCTGGCGGGAAAAAATAACGCTCTCCACAAAATTACCGGTGGGTAAGGTCGAAAAACGCGATGACGGACGACGCTTTCTGGAAGAACAACTCAAGCGGCTCGATACCGATCATATTGATGTTTACCATTTGCACGGTGTCGGCAAAGAGGCCATGCGTGATGTGGTCGACCGGTTTCATCTTCTCGATGATGTTCTGAAGGCAAAAGACGAGGGAATGATCCGCCACGTCTCATTTTCATTTCACGACAAACCGGAAGAGATGATCCCGATTATTGACCGCGGCTGTTTTTCGTCCGTGCTCTGCCAGTACAACCTTCTCGATCGCGCCAACGAAGAGTCCATTGCCTATGCCAAAAGCAAAGGGCTGGGCGTGGTCATTATGGGACCGGTGGCGGGCGGACGTCTCAAGTACCCGTCCGAAGCGTTTAAGAAAGCGATCGGGAACAAGCAGATCAAGACACCTGAACTGGCTTTACGGTTTGTCTTATCTAATCCGAACGTGGATTGCGCGCTTTCCGGCATGGAAACCATCCAGATGGTGGAAGAGAATGTGGTTGCCGCTTCGGATGAAACGCCGCTCAGCACGGATGAAAAAGCAGCGATTGAAAAGACCGCCGACGACCTGAAGCAGCTGGCATCGCTCTATTGCACCGGCTGTGCTTATTGCCTGCCGTGTCCGCAGGACGTCAACATTCCGAAATGCTTTGAGTTTATGAATTATCACCGCGTTTATGGTCTGACGGAACACGCCCGCAACCAGTACGCGCAATTCGGCAAGCCGTGGATCGCCAAAGGTAAAGATGCGTCGCACTGTATCGAATGCGGCGCCTGTTTGGAAAAATGCCCGCAGAAGATTCCCATCATCGAACGCCTGAAAGAAACACACGCCGCGCTCGGCTAA
- a CDS encoding sulfatase-like hydrolase/transferase yields the protein MKKPNFLIILTDQQRFDTLAAAGFPWMKTPNLDRLVHEGCLFKNAYTTNPICVPARYDMLTGKTGRAHGHFDNASILLDENLPTFPRELSAHGWRTAVLGKCHFNPPTAHHGYDEQHLMEEIPERVEDDAYLQYLKTNGYGDLRNIHGIRPLLYHEAQKALIPEEHLGPNWLAGRAEEWIDQNSDQPFLLTLGWIKPHPPWNIPESKKGIYADANLPEPLERSRDLPYPSEDSDLYGDFDSTEEKRKIREAYLESVTMVDEAFGRVLAALKRNGILDNTVIIYTADHGEMLQDKGFYQKTLPYDSACRIPLVVRYPEKFKPGSVREEFADLLDIFPTLLDIAGIRLDRAVLDGESLLSNSSVKRKIQYAHSCQGRYRWIMTRDERYKYIYYFAGGHEYLYDMQNDPAEKNNLLGLPDCPQAVYAKLKTEAIRREQQAGPEGTVKDGEFLPDAQGRHPSFDWNNGEKYPRWCFTPGHFQQFGKKSPAEEAALFLKEFSASKDEAPHCPSAAKKMLLEAYSKVWGCDPAELEKLLTIKS from the coding sequence ATGAAGAAGCCGAATTTCCTCATTATTTTGACGGATCAGCAGCGGTTCGACACCCTTGCTGCCGCTGGCTTCCCGTGGATGAAAACTCCGAACCTTGACCGGCTGGTTCACGAAGGCTGTCTGTTCAAAAATGCCTATACGACCAACCCAATCTGCGTGCCAGCCCGTTACGATATGCTGACCGGGAAAACCGGACGCGCTCACGGGCACTTTGACAATGCTTCAATACTGCTCGACGAAAACCTACCCACTTTTCCGCGCGAGCTCTCGGCTCACGGCTGGCGAACAGCCGTGCTGGGAAAATGCCACTTTAACCCGCCGACTGCCCATCACGGATACGATGAACAGCATCTCATGGAAGAAATTCCTGAGCGCGTTGAAGACGATGCGTACCTCCAGTATTTAAAAACAAATGGGTATGGTGATCTGCGCAACATCCACGGCATCCGCCCGCTTTTATATCACGAAGCACAGAAGGCACTGATTCCGGAAGAACACCTCGGCCCGAACTGGCTGGCCGGACGTGCCGAAGAATGGATTGATCAAAATAGTGATCAACCGTTCCTCCTGACACTCGGCTGGATTAAACCCCATCCGCCATGGAATATCCCTGAATCGAAAAAAGGAATTTATGCGGATGCGAATCTGCCGGAGCCGCTGGAAAGATCGCGCGACCTGCCCTATCCGTCCGAAGACAGCGATCTCTACGGCGACTTCGACTCCACAGAAGAAAAACGGAAAATCCGCGAAGCGTATCTTGAGTCTGTCACGATGGTGGATGAAGCGTTTGGTCGGGTTCTCGCGGCACTCAAGCGCAACGGCATTCTGGACAATACCGTGATTATCTACACCGCTGATCACGGCGAGATGCTGCAGGACAAAGGTTTCTATCAAAAAACTCTGCCCTACGACAGCGCCTGCCGCATTCCACTTGTTGTCCGCTATCCGGAAAAATTTAAACCCGGCTCAGTCCGCGAAGAATTTGCCGACCTGCTGGATATTTTTCCGACACTGCTCGACATCGCCGGGATTCGTCTGGATCGCGCGGTTCTTGACGGTGAATCCCTGCTTTCGAATTCATCCGTCAAACGGAAAATCCAGTATGCGCACTCCTGTCAGGGCCGCTACCGCTGGATCATGACCCGCGATGAACGCTACAAATACATTTATTACTTTGCCGGCGGACATGAATACCTCTACGACATGCAAAACGATCCTGCCGAAAAGAACAACCTGCTCGGCCTGCCGGACTGCCCGCAAGCCGTCTATGCGAAACTGAAAACCGAAGCCATCCGGCGCGAACAACAGGCCGGTCCGGAGGGAACCGTCAAAGACGGCGAGTTTTTGCCTGACGCGCAAGGCCGCCACCCTTCCTTCGACTGGAACAACGGCGAAAAATATCCGCGCTGGTGCTTCACGCCCGGCCACTTTCAACAGTTCGGAAAAAAATCTCCAGCCGAAGAAGCGGCGCTTTTTCTAAAAGAATTCAGTGCCTCCAAAGACGAAGCTCCGCACTGTCCGTCTGCAGCCAAAAAGATGTTACTGGAGGCCTACAGCAAGGTGTGGGGATGCGATCCGGCAGAACTTGAAAAACTGCTAACAATCAAATCTTAG